Proteins from one Phalacrocorax carbo chromosome 19, bPhaCar2.1, whole genome shotgun sequence genomic window:
- the SLC5A5 gene encoding sodium/iodide cotransporter isoform X1: protein MSVDNCMELSPPPVSPPSDAPVPPCPGLAVRATSLCHIPVRPQTPGRGLPLAAAAMLAPAGSLEVWVPEQLTFSLWDYGVFGLMLLISTSIGLFHGLAKGGQKTSEDFFTGGRRMSALPVGLSLSASFMSAVQVLGVPAEAYRYGAKFLWMCAGQLINTLLTAQLFLPVFYRLGLTSTYEYLERRFSRTVRLCGTLQYVVATMLYTGIVIYAPALILNQVTGLDIWASLLSTGVICTFYTTIGGMKAVIWTDVFQVFVMLSGFIAIIIRGVLLVGGPTRVLSIAAKGSRVNFIDFNPDPRSRYTVWTFLLGGTLVWLSMYGINQAQVQRYVACRTEREAKMALLVNQVGLFCIISSAVACGLVMFALYKDCDPLLAGYISAPDQYVPYLVLDIFKTFPGVPGLFLACAYSGTLSTASTSINAMAAVTVEDLVKPRLPMLSPQRLTLISKGLSLIYGTSCIVVAALASLLGGGVLQGSFTVMGVISGPLLGAFILGMFLPICSTAGVLGGLGVGFALSFWVAVGGTLYPPSAAAMGVLPASGALCPLYNRTAGANRTILLGPLPYCEEAPAPARPAIVDDFYAISYLYYGALGTLTTVVAGVLLSSLPGPTKRTRLPPGVLWWDIMKQRPLVSPMGTKTPGEEPPAKAEAPQVLPATLDRDSSPPQDPPNPGTATDLLLQETDV from the exons ATGTCGGTCGATAATTGCATGGAGTTGTCTCCCCCTCCAGTTTCACCGCCCTCGGATGCGCCAGTGCCGCCGTGCCCTGGCCTAGCCGTGCGTGCCACATCCCTGTGCCACATTCCTGTCCGCCCGCAGACGCCCGGCCGGGGGCTTCCCCTCGCTGCAGCTGCCATGCTGGCCCCGGCGGGGAGCCTGGAGGTGTGGGTGCCGGAGCAGCTCACCTTCAGCCTCTGGGACTATGGGGTCTTCGGCCTGATGCTGCTGATCTCCACCAGCATCGGGCTCTTCCACGGCCTCGCCAAAGGTGGCCAGAAGACCTCGGAGGATTTTTTCACAGGGGGACGACGGATGTCGGCACTGCCGGTGGGGCTCTCGCTATCGGCCAGCTTCATGTCGGCCGTCCAGGTGCTGGGGGTGCCGGCGGAGGCGTACCGGTACGGAGCCAAGTTCCTCTGGATGTGCGCAGGGCAGCTGATCAACACGCTGCTCACCGCCCAGCTCTTCCTCCCCGTCTTCTACCGCCTGGGGCTCACCAGCACCTACGAG TATCTGGAGCGGCGGTTCAGCAGGACCGTCCGGCTGTGCGGGACGCTGCAGTACGTGGTGGCCACG ATGCTGTACACAGGGATCGTCATCTATGCCCCCGCCCTGATCCTCAACCAAG TGACAGGTCTGGACATCTGGGCATCCCTGCTCTCCACTGGAGTCATCTGCACCTTCTACACCACCATA GGTGGGATGAAGGCTGTCATCTGGACAGACGTCTTCCAGGTCTTCGTGATGCTCTCTGGCTTCATCGCTATCATCATCCGGGGGGTGTTGCTGGTGGGGGGTCCCACCAGGGTGCTGAGCATCGCCGCCAAAGGCTCCAGGGTGAACTTCATTGA CTTTAACCCGGACCCGCGGAGCCGGTACACGGTCTGGACCTTCCTGCTGGGGGGCACACTGGTCTGGCTCTCCATGTACGGCATCAACCAGGCCCAGGTCCAGCGCTACGTGGCCTGCAGGACCGAGAGGGAGGCCAAGAT GGCGCTGCTGGTGAATCAAGTAGGGCTCTTCTGCATCATCTCCAGCGCAGTGGCCTGTGGCCTTGTGATGTTTGCGCTGTACAAGGACTGTGATCCCCTCCTGGCTGGCTACATCTCAGCCCCAGACCAG TACGTGCCCTACCTGGTCCTTGACATCTTCAAGACGTTCCCAGGCGTGCCGGGGCTGTTCCTGGCTTGTGCCTACAGCGGGACCCTCAG CACGGCCTCCACCAGCATCAACGCCATGGCAGCCGTCACCGTCGAGGACCTCGTCAAGCCCAGGCTGCCCATGCTGTCACCGCAGAGGCTGACCCTCATCTCCAAGGGGCTGT cACTCATCTACGGCACCTCGTGCATTGTGGTGGCAGCTCTGGCCTCGCTGCTGGGTGGTGGcgtgctgcag GGCTCCTTCACCGTCATGGGGGTGATCAGCGGCCCGCTGCTGGGGGCCTTCATCCTGGGCATGTTCCTGCCGATATGCAGCACGGCC GGCGTGCTGGGGGGCCTGGGCGTCGGCTTCGCCCTCTCCTTCTGGGTGGCCGTGGGGGGCACCCTCTACCCGCCCAGCGCTGCCGCCATGGGGGTGCTGCCCGCCTCCGGGGCCCTCTGCCCGCTCTACAACCGCACGGCCGGTGCCAACCGCACCATCCTCCTGGGACCCCTGCCCTACTGCGAGGaggcccccgccccggcacg GCCGGCCATTGTGGATGACTTCTATGCCATCTCCTACCTGTACTACGGGGCGCTGGGGACCCTCACCACGGTGGTGGCGGGAGTCCTGCTCAGCTCCTTGCCAG GGCCGACCAAGCGGACACGGCTGCCCCCGGGTGTGCTGTGGTGGGACATCATGAAGCAGAGGCCCTTGGTGTCCCCCATGGGTACCAAGACCCCCGGGGAAGAGCCCCCAGCCAAGGCAGAAGCCCCCCAGGTGCTACCAGCAACACTGGACAGGGACAGCagccccccccaggaccccccaaatcCTGGCACCGCCActgacctgctgctgcaggagactGATGTGTAG
- the SLC5A5 gene encoding sodium/iodide cotransporter isoform X2, which yields MLAPAGSLEVWVPEQLTFSLWDYGVFGLMLLISTSIGLFHGLAKGGQKTSEDFFTGGRRMSALPVGLSLSASFMSAVQVLGVPAEAYRYGAKFLWMCAGQLINTLLTAQLFLPVFYRLGLTSTYEYLERRFSRTVRLCGTLQYVVATMLYTGIVIYAPALILNQVTGLDIWASLLSTGVICTFYTTIGGMKAVIWTDVFQVFVMLSGFIAIIIRGVLLVGGPTRVLSIAAKGSRVNFIDFNPDPRSRYTVWTFLLGGTLVWLSMYGINQAQVQRYVACRTEREAKMALLVNQVGLFCIISSAVACGLVMFALYKDCDPLLAGYISAPDQYVPYLVLDIFKTFPGVPGLFLACAYSGTLSTASTSINAMAAVTVEDLVKPRLPMLSPQRLTLISKGLSLIYGTSCIVVAALASLLGGGVLQGSFTVMGVISGPLLGAFILGMFLPICSTAGVLGGLGVGFALSFWVAVGGTLYPPSAAAMGVLPASGALCPLYNRTAGANRTILLGPLPYCEEAPAPARPAIVDDFYAISYLYYGALGTLTTVVAGVLLSSLPGPTKRTRLPPGVLWWDIMKQRPLVSPMGTKTPGEEPPAKAEAPQVLPATLDRDSSPPQDPPNPGTATDLLLQETDV from the exons ATGCTGGCCCCGGCGGGGAGCCTGGAGGTGTGGGTGCCGGAGCAGCTCACCTTCAGCCTCTGGGACTATGGGGTCTTCGGCCTGATGCTGCTGATCTCCACCAGCATCGGGCTCTTCCACGGCCTCGCCAAAGGTGGCCAGAAGACCTCGGAGGATTTTTTCACAGGGGGACGACGGATGTCGGCACTGCCGGTGGGGCTCTCGCTATCGGCCAGCTTCATGTCGGCCGTCCAGGTGCTGGGGGTGCCGGCGGAGGCGTACCGGTACGGAGCCAAGTTCCTCTGGATGTGCGCAGGGCAGCTGATCAACACGCTGCTCACCGCCCAGCTCTTCCTCCCCGTCTTCTACCGCCTGGGGCTCACCAGCACCTACGAG TATCTGGAGCGGCGGTTCAGCAGGACCGTCCGGCTGTGCGGGACGCTGCAGTACGTGGTGGCCACG ATGCTGTACACAGGGATCGTCATCTATGCCCCCGCCCTGATCCTCAACCAAG TGACAGGTCTGGACATCTGGGCATCCCTGCTCTCCACTGGAGTCATCTGCACCTTCTACACCACCATA GGTGGGATGAAGGCTGTCATCTGGACAGACGTCTTCCAGGTCTTCGTGATGCTCTCTGGCTTCATCGCTATCATCATCCGGGGGGTGTTGCTGGTGGGGGGTCCCACCAGGGTGCTGAGCATCGCCGCCAAAGGCTCCAGGGTGAACTTCATTGA CTTTAACCCGGACCCGCGGAGCCGGTACACGGTCTGGACCTTCCTGCTGGGGGGCACACTGGTCTGGCTCTCCATGTACGGCATCAACCAGGCCCAGGTCCAGCGCTACGTGGCCTGCAGGACCGAGAGGGAGGCCAAGAT GGCGCTGCTGGTGAATCAAGTAGGGCTCTTCTGCATCATCTCCAGCGCAGTGGCCTGTGGCCTTGTGATGTTTGCGCTGTACAAGGACTGTGATCCCCTCCTGGCTGGCTACATCTCAGCCCCAGACCAG TACGTGCCCTACCTGGTCCTTGACATCTTCAAGACGTTCCCAGGCGTGCCGGGGCTGTTCCTGGCTTGTGCCTACAGCGGGACCCTCAG CACGGCCTCCACCAGCATCAACGCCATGGCAGCCGTCACCGTCGAGGACCTCGTCAAGCCCAGGCTGCCCATGCTGTCACCGCAGAGGCTGACCCTCATCTCCAAGGGGCTGT cACTCATCTACGGCACCTCGTGCATTGTGGTGGCAGCTCTGGCCTCGCTGCTGGGTGGTGGcgtgctgcag GGCTCCTTCACCGTCATGGGGGTGATCAGCGGCCCGCTGCTGGGGGCCTTCATCCTGGGCATGTTCCTGCCGATATGCAGCACGGCC GGCGTGCTGGGGGGCCTGGGCGTCGGCTTCGCCCTCTCCTTCTGGGTGGCCGTGGGGGGCACCCTCTACCCGCCCAGCGCTGCCGCCATGGGGGTGCTGCCCGCCTCCGGGGCCCTCTGCCCGCTCTACAACCGCACGGCCGGTGCCAACCGCACCATCCTCCTGGGACCCCTGCCCTACTGCGAGGaggcccccgccccggcacg GCCGGCCATTGTGGATGACTTCTATGCCATCTCCTACCTGTACTACGGGGCGCTGGGGACCCTCACCACGGTGGTGGCGGGAGTCCTGCTCAGCTCCTTGCCAG GGCCGACCAAGCGGACACGGCTGCCCCCGGGTGTGCTGTGGTGGGACATCATGAAGCAGAGGCCCTTGGTGTCCCCCATGGGTACCAAGACCCCCGGGGAAGAGCCCCCAGCCAAGGCAGAAGCCCCCCAGGTGCTACCAGCAACACTGGACAGGGACAGCagccccccccaggaccccccaaatcCTGGCACCGCCActgacctgctgctgcaggagactGATGTGTAG